A single region of the Variovorax paradoxus genome encodes:
- a CDS encoding thioredoxin family protein — protein sequence MTSEYKTEQPARAEIDALKGPAVVEFGTNWCGICKAAQPNIAEAFAKYPDIPRIKVEDGSGRPLGRSFNVRLWPTLVFMRDGKEVAKLVRPEDSQSISDALALIAQPG from the coding sequence ATGACTTCCGAATACAAGACCGAGCAACCGGCCCGCGCCGAAATCGATGCCCTGAAAGGCCCCGCGGTGGTCGAGTTCGGTACCAATTGGTGCGGCATCTGCAAGGCCGCGCAGCCCAATATCGCAGAGGCTTTTGCCAAGTACCCCGACATCCCGCGCATCAAGGTCGAAGATGGCAGCGGTCGTCCCTTGGGGCGCTCGTTCAACGTGCGGCTGTGGCCCACGCTGGTGTTCATGCGGGACGGCAAGGAAGTCGCGAAGCTGGTGCGGCCGGAAGACAGCCAGTCGATTTCGGATGCGCTGGCTTTGATTGCTCAGCCGGGGTGA
- a CDS encoding HAD family hydrolase, translated as MTPFPFAAVLFDCDGVLVDSEPITNRVLAEMLGELGWHLTTEESMNTFTGKAVKDETDLIESKTGVRITEEWLRAFRARRNEALERELTAIPHAPAAIREIHGRLKGRIACASGADRHKVELQLAKVGLLDCFQGRIFSGHETPRSKPHPDVYLAAAEALGVDPKRCAVVEDTVTGAMAGVAAGATVFGYSTGESGHSGPEALRSVGALQVFSDMRELPALLAAHGMQPA; from the coding sequence ATGACCCCATTTCCCTTCGCCGCAGTCCTCTTCGACTGCGACGGCGTTCTCGTCGACTCCGAACCCATCACCAATCGCGTGCTTGCCGAAATGCTCGGCGAACTCGGTTGGCATCTCACCACCGAAGAGTCGATGAACACCTTCACCGGCAAGGCCGTGAAGGACGAGACCGATCTCATCGAATCCAAGACCGGCGTCAGGATCACCGAGGAGTGGCTCAGGGCATTCAGGGCCCGCCGCAACGAAGCCCTCGAACGCGAACTGACGGCCATTCCCCACGCCCCCGCCGCCATCCGTGAAATTCATGGAAGGCTCAAGGGCCGCATCGCCTGCGCGTCGGGTGCCGACCGCCACAAGGTCGAGCTCCAACTGGCGAAGGTGGGCCTGCTGGATTGCTTCCAGGGCCGCATCTTCAGCGGCCACGAGACGCCGCGCTCCAAGCCGCACCCCGATGTGTACCTTGCCGCCGCCGAGGCTCTGGGCGTCGATCCGAAACGCTGCGCAGTGGTCGAAGACACCGTGACGGGCGCCATGGCCGGTGTGGCCGCAGGCGCCACGGTGTTCGGCTACAGCACCGGCGAATCAGGCCACAGCGGGCCCGAGGCGCTGCGCAGTGTGGGCGCGCTGCAGGTGTTCAGCGACATGCGGGAACTGCCGGCGCTGCTTGCGGCGCATGGCATGCAGCCTGCCTGA